A window of the Gossypium hirsutum isolate 1008001.06 chromosome A03, Gossypium_hirsutum_v2.1, whole genome shotgun sequence genome harbors these coding sequences:
- the LOC107938847 gene encoding proteasome assembly chaperone 2 yields MEFVIEQGKQPHQECSTLLLPALSIGNVGQLAVDLLVSSMKAERIGYLDDPFVLPCVGNDAYGPIPCGDLALPLEAYESAFSRVALLQQRSPVVKGRMVEFAKNLANFAAASGKKHVVLLSSLDFGKWQKIDMSSGPQIYYLSSINPDGRDDNCEQLGWKRLQEYNPAQRCWKYLSTLAEGNTMLESNLPFEDELEDEDYYPSLPFAALFSCLKAKGLKVTSLLCYCSEGDNIQDAFHLAEAACRLLGLNPSTFPGNGSGGWVIPFSWQTVYGPPPDMSIF; encoded by the exons atggAATTCGTTATTGAACAAGGCAAACAACCACACCAAGAATGCTCTACTTTGCTTCTG ccTGCTTTGTCGATTGGGAATGTGGGGCAACTAGCGGTGGATTTATTAGTATCATCAATGAAAGCAGAGAGAATTGGGTACTTAGATGATCCCTTTGTGCTTCCTTGTGTTGGAAATGATGCTTATGGCCCTATTCCATGTGGTGACCTTGCTCTTCCTCTTGAAG CTTACGAGTCAGCTTTTAGTCGAGTTGCTCTCCTCCAACAGCGGTCTCCCGTCGTTAAG GGACGAATGGTTGAATTTGCCAAAAACTTGGCAAATTTTGCTGCTGCAAGTGGAAAGAAGCATGTTGTTCTGCTTTCCAGCTTGGATTTTGGAAAGTGGCAGAAAATTGACATGTCAAG TGGTCCGCAGATTTATTACCTATCCAGCATAAATCCCGATGGAAGAGATGACAACTGTGAACAACTTGGATGGAAAAGGCTGCAAGAATACAATCCTGCTCAAAGATGTTGGAAGTACCTTAGCACCTTAGCTGAAGGAAATACTATGCTGGAAAGCAATTTACCTTTTGAAGATGAGCTGGAAGATGAAGATTATTACCCTAGTTTGCCATTTGCAGCACTTTTTTCTTGTTTGAAG GCCAAAGGCTTGAAGGTTACGTCTTTACTATGCTACTGTTCAGAAGGGGATAATATACAGGATGCTTTTCATTTGGCTGAGGCAGCATGCAGACTTTTGGGCCTAAATCCTAGTACTTTTCCTG GTAATGGAAGTGGTGGTTGGGTCATTCCTTTTTCATGGCAGACCGTTTATGGACCACCACCGGATATGTCTATCTTTTAG
- the LOC107938841 gene encoding transmembrane protein 45A, with product MGTFVGHLVPGLALTLLGLWHTINSIKAYCLKGSTKFTVRFWYPFDGPFSRFKHLELIFILSFSLLAIFMQVLDLPFLRFPFELDGFEHASIFLHLAIFAGFTLSAELTPSSEILSVVSGILVASVFGQEVFLLHFHSADHVGLEGHYHWLLQLIVLISLLASLTVMFLPSSLSAALVLSVSVVFQGCWFMNMGFMLWCPKFIPRGCIMQAEMRSDSMHEAVTCYSHEDDFRARALANMQFSWILSAILIFTGFTSLKFAGKCTPRAQSTEYEQLEIRTSDVPITIDTFKS from the coding sequence ATGGGTACATTTGTAGGACATTTGGTGCCAGGTCTGGCACTGACCCTTCTTGGCCTATGGCACACCATCAACAGTATCAAAGCCTATTGTCTCAAAGGGTCTACCAAATTTACAGTAAGGTTTTGGTACCCATTCGATGGCCCTTTTTCTAGATTCAAACACCTGGAGCTGATTTTTATCTTATCTTTTTCCCTGTTAGCAATTTTCATGCAAGTTTTAGACTTGCCTTTCCTTCGATTCCCTTTCGAACTCGACGGTTTCGAGCACGCTAGCATATTTCTCCATCTTGCTATTTTTGCAGGTTTCACACTTTCTGCTGAATTAACTCCGTCTTCCGAGATTCTATCGGTTGTTTCGGGAATCCTTGTGGCTTCTGTTTTTGGTCAAGAGGTGTTCTTACTCCATTTTCACTCAGCAGATCATGTTGGACTCGAAGGCCATTACCACTGGCTATTGCAGCTTATAGTGCTAATCTCCCTTCTAGCATCTTTAACAGTAATGTTCCTACCGAGTAGCTTGTCTGCAGCTCTTGTTCTTTCAGTTTCCGTTGTATTCCAAGGTTGTTGGTTCATGAACATGGGGTTCATGCTATGGTGTCCAAAGTTCATTCCTCGAGGATGTATAATGCAGGCCGAAATGAGGAGTGACAGCATGCATGAAGCGGTGACATGTTACTCACATGAAGACGATTTTAGGGCTAGAGCATTGGCTAACATGCAATTCAGTTGGATACTCTCTGCTATCTTAATATTCACAGGGTTCACCAGCCTCAAATTTGCTGGAAAATGTACCCCAAGGGCACAATCAACCGAATACGAGCAACTCGAAATTAGAACCAGTGATGTCCCTATAACTATTGATACCTTCAAGAGCTGA